GAAAAACCGCTGTGGCCGAAGATGCCCATAAAATACTGGCCAAACAGCGCATAGATAATGGCGAACGTCGCCAGGCTGGGAATAAACAGGCCGGTGGTGCGGCGCGCGGCCTCAAACAGTACGCCGATGCCCAGCGCCGCCATCAGGTAATCGGTGGTATTGGGCAGGCTCTTGCGCACCACGTGCAGGTCGAGATAGTTAAAATAGAAATAGCCGTAGCCGATCAGCGTCAGCACGATAAACAGATAGTCCCAGGCGTTAAATTTGGCCGTCGCGTGCTTTTTGGAGAACGGGAACAAAATAAAGCCCAACACCAAAATCCCGGTCAGGAAAGTGGTATTGCGATAAAACTCCTGGGTATTGGCCAGCGCGTTGGAATAAACGGCGTACAGCGAAATCGCGATCGCCAGCACGGTGGCGAACAGCGCATAGCGTCCGGCCAGCGGGCGGCTGCCGGCGCCCGCCTCTTTATCCAGCGAGGTATCCGGCTGCGGCGTCAAGGGCGTGGTGTTCATAGCGCCTCCGTAGCGCGATCGGCGCGCGCTTCTGGTGGAATAAGCTCGGCGGGGACATTAACCCCGGCTTCACGGAAATAGGTGTACGCCCCCAGATGCAGAGGCACCGACACCCCTTTCAGGGCATTTTCCAGCGAGATGTTTTTGGCCGCGCTGTGCACCTGATGCACTTCCGGCAGGTTCTCAAACATCGCCTTGGTCAGGTCATAGACAATCTTGTCATCAATGCCGCGCGTGGTGACCAGAATATTAGGCTGCGCGATGGTCGCCACCGCCTTGGTTTGCCGCGGGTAGGTATCCGCCGCAATCACGAAGCGGAACCAGGCGTTGGCGACGGCGTTAATGCTGGCCATCTGCTCATCGGTCACTTCCAGAATGCGCGAGGGCACGCCGCTGGCGTACATATCGGTCACCGCGGCGGCAGGCACGCCGGCAGGCAGCGCGCCGCCGTCAAGCCGCCCATCGCGCATCGCCGAGACGGTGTCGCCATAGCCCAGGTATTCCGGCGAAATGTTTTTCTTGCTCATGTTGACGCCGCGCAGGATAACCAGCGTCGACTGCTCCGTGCCGCTGGCCTGCGGCCCCACCGAGAAACGGCTGCCGGCGATGTCGTTCAGCGTGCCGTCCTTGACCTTACTTTCCAGCATCACAAAATGCTCGACGTTGGGCCACAGCATGGAGATAGAGCGCAGGTCGCCGTAGGCGCGCCCGGCAAAGTTCCCCACGCCCTGATAGGCCTCAACCGCCAGCAGGCTCTGCAAAATGGCCAGTTGGGCCTCATCCTTCTGCAGCAGATCGATATTCTCGATCGAGCCGGCGGAAGACTGCCCGGTCACCTGAATACCATCCGGCTTCAGCCGGGTGCTCCAGACATTAGCCAGACCGACCCCCATCGGGTAATACGTTCCCCCGGTTGAGGCGGTCGCTACGGACAGGAATGTCTTGTTTTCATTCTCTATTTTGCCGACGACCGCCAGTACCGCCACGGCAACGGCCGCAAAGGCGAACAGCAACAGTTTGATTTTTCTATTTTTCATTAAATTCACCCGATGTTTTGAAACAAATAGAAAACATTTACCTAAACTTGTATACAACATGACAAATTCGTTTAGCTAACCGCCATTGGCGGATTTGTGATCGGGATGAGCAAAAAACGGGCGATGCGGCGACAGGAATGTGACGCAGATAAAAGATCGGCAGCGGAATTGAAAATGCGGGAAAAAGCGGGGAAAAACGGCCGGCGCCCTCAGAACGAGCGCGCCGGTTTATCGTGCGTTACTGGTGGTGACGCACCGCGCGCAGGAACTCCTGACGCGTGTTCTGGCTGGACTTGAACAGCCCGCCCAGTGACGTGGTGGTGGTGGCGCTGGTGGCGTCACGGATGCCGCGCGCCTTCACGCAGTAGTGCACCGCGTCAATGGACACCGCCACGTTGTTGGTGCCAAGCAGCGTTTGCAGCGCGATCAGGATCTGCTGGGTCAGACGCTCCTGCACCTGCGGACGCTGGGCGAAGAACTGGACGATACGGTTGATCTTGGACAGGCCGATCACCCCGTCTTTCGGGATATAGGCCACGGTGGCCTTACCGTCGATGGTGACAAAATGGTGTTCGCAGGTGCTGGTCAGGGTGATATCACGCACCGTCACCATTTCATCTACCTTCATTTTGTTTTCAATGACGGTGATCTTCGGGAAATTGGCATAATCCAGACCGGAAAAGATCTCATCGACATACATCTTGGCGATGCGATGCGGGGTTTCCGCCAGGCTGTCATCGGTCAGATCGAGATTCAGCAGCTGCATGATTTCCGTCATGTGCTCCTGAATACGCCGTTTACGCGTTTCGCGATCCAGCATTTCACCGCGCAGCGGGGTTTCCAGGCCGCGAGCCTCCAGCGCTGCGTGTACCAGAGCCGCTTCTTTACTGAGTGTCGTCATTTGTGTGTCTCCAGCAGGTGGCCCTTGCGCAGGCGGCCGGCCGGCCACCCAACGTTCGGGGCTACTCTCTTTATAACTGCAAGGGTTCCGCATGGCTTCTGTCCGCCAGACTCCGGATGCTGGCGGCTGGCAAACAAACTTTCCTCAGCCGCTTAGCGCACTAAACAGCAGGGAATAAGAAGCGCAGCCAACGCGCCGGCAACTTGAAAGGAGGAAGAATAGAGCGTGAACCCGATCAAGATTTTGCCCCCACTGTAGAGGAGAGTGAGACGTTTATCCAGTGATTGTGTTTCAACCAGCGATGAAAAATCCGCATCTGCCCGGCAGAAATACCTGCCGCCGCTCCCTCACTCCCCCGCCAGCTGGCGTCGCGCGGCGCGTGCGGGGATTTTGATCACCAGCAGCCCGGCCACCACCAGCCCCAGCGTCGCCACATACAACGCCGGCTCCAGGCTCTGGGTCAGCGCGGTGGAAAGCGCGGACAGCATCGGCCCAGCCAGTTGGCCGACGGCGTAGCCGGTGGTCAGCAGCCCGGCCATATAGCGGGCATGGTTCGGCGCCAGCTCGCGGCCGTGCTGAATCGACAGCTGCACCACGCTGAGGAAACCGCCGCCGGTTAACAGTGCCCCCAACAGCAGCCCGCTGACGCCCGGCAGCGCTTCGGCGCACAGTACGCCCAGCGCCTGCACCCACAGCGTCAGCGCCAGCCGGCTCTGGGTGGTCAGCCGATGGCGGGTCAGGATGCCGATGATAATCCCCAGCACCGCCGCGCCGCCGAAAATCGGCCAGACGAACTGGGCGAACAGGCTGCCGGGAAAGCGCGCGGCGGCCATCTGCGACAAAAAGGTCGCCGGCAGAATATAGCCGAAGCCCGCCAGGCTGTAGCTCCACACCAGCCGTTTCAGCGCCGGCGTCAGCCGCAGCGGCTCCGCTGCCGCCTCGGCGCGCTGCAGCTCTCCCGCACGCGGCAGACTGAAACTGATGGCGCCGACCAGCATCAGAGCCGCCACGCCGTACAGCAGCCAGGCCTGCGCCGCGCTCAGCGCCAGACTGTGGATGGCCACCGCCAGCATGCCGCTGATAAAAATTCCCGCGCCGGGGCCGGCGAAGACCGCCGCACTCAGCGCCGGGCGGCCGTAGTGCGCCAGACGCTCGTTGGTCCAGGCCGCCACCAGCACCATCGCCCAGCCGCTGGCCCAACCGATAACAAAACGCAGCGCGCCGTGCCACACTGCGCCTTCCGCCCATGCCGACAGCAGCGTCAGCGCCACCGCGCCCCACACGCCCAGCCACAGGCGGCGTTCAACGTGGCGACTGGCGCGCATCGCGTCATAGGCGCCGCACAGGTAACCCAGATAGTTCAGCGCCGCCACCAGCCCGGCGCTGGTCAGCGTTAACTGGTGTTCGACAATCATCAGCGGCACCTGCGGCGTAAACGCGAAGCGGCCGATGCCCATTGCTACAATTAAAGCGATAAAGCCGCTTAAGGCTATTTTGAGCGCCATAACATTATCCCGATAGTGAAAAGAAAGTTGCCACTATCATGCCGTCGCATTACACTCACAAAAACTGAATAATCATCACAAAGTTGCTTACGAAAAGAGAACGGTATGGATCTGACCCAGCTTCGTATGTTTTGCAGCGTCGCCGAAACCGGCTCTGTCGCCCGCGCGGCCGAACTGCTGCACCGGGTGCCGTCGAACCTGACCACCCGCCTGCGCCAGCTTGAACAGGAGCTGGGCACCGATCTGTTTATCCGTGAGAAACAGCGCCTGCGGCTGTCGCCGATGGGGCACAACTTTCTGTGTTACGCCAACCGTATTCTGGCGCTGAGCGAAGAAGCGCTGAGCATCACCCACGCCGGCGAACCGGCGGGCACCTTTGCCCTCGGCTCAATGGAAAGCACCGCCGCCACCCGTCTGCCCACCCTGCTGGCCGCTTACCACCAGCGCTATCCCCAGGTTTCCCTGTCGCTGGTCACCGACACCTCCGGGGAGATTACCGAGCGCGTACGCGCCGGCACCCTGGCGGCGGCGCTGGTGGACGGCCCGCTGCAGCATGACGAACTCAACGGCTGCATCGCCTTCGCCGAACATATGGTGGTGATTTCCAGCCTTGACCATGCCGATATCCACAGCGCGCAGGACGCGCGCGGAGAGACGCTGTTCGCCTTCCGCCCCAGCTGCTCCTACCGGCTGCGGTTGGAAGCCTGGTACAAACGCGATGGCGTGCAGCCCGGTCAGGTGATGGAGATCCAGTCCTACCACGCGATGCTGGCCTGCGTGGCCAGCGGCGCCGGGCTGGCGATGATCCCGCATTCGGTGCTCACCCTGCTGCCCGGCCATGAGCGGGTGAAGGTGCACACGCTGCCTGATGATATCGCCGAGACCGCCACCTGGCTGCTGTGGCGGCGCGACGCCTTCAGCCCCAACGTGCGCGCGCTGAAACAACTGATTATTGAACTGGCTGAAATGCCGCAAACACAACATGAACCTGCCTAACCCTTTACCCAAGATCACTGAGGAGACGATGATGGAGATGATCAAAACCCGCGCGGCCGTAGCCTGGGGCCCCAACCAACCGCTGAAGATCGAAGAAGTCGATCTGATGCCGCCGCAAAAAGGCGAGGTGCTGGTGCGGATCGTCGCCAGCGGCGTCTGTCATACCGACGCCTATACGCTGTCCGGCAAAGATCCGGAAGGCGTCTTCCCGGCGATCCTCGGCCATGAGGGCGGCGGCGTGGTCGAGGCGGTCGGCGAAGGCGTCACCAGCGTCGCCGTCGGCGATCACGTGATTCCGCTCTACACGCCGGAATGCGGCGAGTGTAAGTTCTGTAAATCCGGCAAGACCAACCTGTGCCAGGCGATCCGCACCACCCAGGGCAAGGGCCTGATGCCGGACGGCACCACCCGCTTCTTTAAAGACGGCCAGCCGATCTTCCACTATATGGGCACCTCCACCTTCTCCGAGTACACCGTAGTGCCGGAAATCTCACTGGCGAAAATCAGCAAAGAAGCGCCGCTGGAAGAAGTGTGCCTGCTGGGCTGCGGCGTCACCACCGGTATGGGCGCGGTCATCAACACCGCCAACGTTCAGCCGGGTGATACGGTCGCCATTTTCGGCCTCGGCGGCATCGGCCTGTCGGCGATTATCGGCGCGCAGATGGCCGGCGCCGGCCGCATTATCGGCATCGACATCAACACCAGCAAATTCGATCTGGCGCGCAAGCTGGGCGCCACCGATCTGATCAACCCGCAGGATTATGACAAGCCGATTCAAGAAGTGATCGTCGAGCTGACCGACGGCGGCGTGGACTTCTCCTTTGAGTGCATCGGCAACGTTAACGTGATGCGTTCCGCACTGGAGTGCTGCCACAAAGGCTGGGGCGAATCGGTGATTATCGGCGTGGCCGGCGCCGGTGAAGAGATCGCCACCCGTCCCTTCCAGCTGGTGACCGGGCGCGTCTGGCGCGGCTCTGCATTCGGCGGCGTCAAAGGCCGTTCGCAGCTGCCGGGCATCGTGCAGCGCTACCTGGACGGCGAATTTGCACTGAACGACTTTATCACCCACACCATGCCGCTGGAGCAGATTAACGACGCCTTCGATCTGATGCACGAAGGCAAATCGATCCGTTCCGTGGTGCATTTCGCTAAGCGCTGAGCAGGGAGGCGAATTGATTATGACGACGTCACTCGAACTGCTTGAAGAACACCGAATGTTCGGCGGCTGGCAGCAACGCTACCGTCATACGGCGCAGACCCTGAACTGCCCGATGACCTTCAGCATCTACCTGCCGCCGCCGCGTGATGACAACCCGCCGCCGGTGCTGTACTGGCTGTCGGGGCTGACCTGCAACGACGAGAACTTCACCCTGAAAGCCGGCGCGCAGCGCATCGCCGCCGAGCTGGGGCTGGTGCTGGTGATGGCCGATACCAGCCCGCGCGGCGACGACGTGCCGGACGACGAAGGCTACGACCTCGGCCAGGGCGCCGGGTTCTACCTCAACGCCACCCAGGCGCCGTGGGATCGTCACTTCCGCATGTATGACTACATCAGCGAGGAGCTGCCGGCGCTGATCCGTCAGCACTTCAGCATCAGCGATCGCCAGTCGATCTTCGGCCACTCGATGGGCGGCCACGGCGCGCTGATTATGGCGCTGCGCAACCCGCAGCGTTACCGCTCCGCCTCGGCGTTTGCGCCGATCGTCAACCCTTGTCAGGTGCCGTGGGGGCGTCGCGCCTTCCGCGCCTATCTGGGCGATGACGAAAGCCAGTGGCTGCAATACGACAGCTGCCACCTGCTGGCTAGCGGTGCGGAAAAGCTGCCGGTGCTGGTCGATCAGGGAGACGACGATCAGTTCCTGGCGGATCAGCTGCAGCCGGCCAAGCTGGCCGAACTGGCGCGCCAGCGCGACTGGCCGCTGACGCTGCGCATCCAGCCGGGCTACGATCACAGCTACTTCACCATCGCCACCTTTATCGAAGACCACCTGCGCTTCCACGCCGAACACCTGTTCCGCTGATGCGCCGGCCGCCGCCCCGTCCGGGGCGGCGTTATTCCTGCCGCCTTACCCTTTCAGCTTCGGATCCAGCGCGTCGCGCAGGCCGTCACCCAACAGGTTAAACGCCAGCACGGTCAGAAAAATCGCCAGACTGGGGAAGATCGCCACGTGCGGCGCGATCACCATATCGGCGCGCGCCTCATTCAGCATCGCCCCCCACTCCGGCGTCGGCGGCTGCGCGCCCAGCCCGAGAAACGACAGGCTGGCGGCGCTAATGATCGAGGTGCCGATGCGCATGGTGAAATAGACCACGATCGACGAGAGGGTGCCGGGCAGAATATGCCGCAGCAAAATGGTGCGGTCAGAGGCGCCGATACTGCGCGCCGACTCGATATAGGTCAGCCGCTTCAGCACCAGCGTATTGCCGCGCACCAGCCGGGCAAACGCCGGAATGCTGAAAATCGCCACCGCCACGATCACGTTGGTCATGCCGCTGCCCATCACCGCCACCACGCCGATCGCCAGCAAAATACCCGGAAAGGCGAACAGCACGTCGCTGATGCGCATTACAATGCGGTCCCACCAGCCCTCGTAATAGCCGGCCAGCAGCCCCAGCACGGTGCCGATCGCGCCGCCGGCCAGCACGGAAAACACGCCGGCGGCCAGCGAAATGCGGGCGCCGATCAGCACCCGGCTGAAGATATCGCGCCCCAGCGAATCCACCCCCAGCCAGTGCACCAGCGACGGCCCTTCGTTCAGCCGGTCGTAATCGAAATAGTTTTCGGCGTCATAGGGCGCCAGCCAGGGCGCAAACAGCGCCGCCGCCACCAGCAGCAGCACGAACAGCCCGGCAAGCAGCGCCACGCGCTGACGGCGGAAACGCCGCCAAAACTCGTGCCAGGGAGTGCGCACCGCGTGCGGATCAAGCTGCGGCATCGCCTTGAGCGCGGCATTGCGTCGCCAGTTAATCATGCGCATCCTCACTGGTAACGTATCGCCGGGTTAATCGCCGCATACAGCATGTCCACCAACAGGTTAATCAAAATAAACTCCAGCGAGAACAGCAGCACCTCGGCCTGAATCACCGGGTAGTCGCGCATCTCCACCGAATCCACCAGCAACCGCCCCAAACCGGGCCAGTTGAAGACCTTTTCCACCACGATCGAACCGCCCAGCAGAAAACCAAACTGCAGCCCCATCATGGTCACCACCGGGATCATCGCGTTGCGCAGCCCGTGTTTAATCACTACCCGGCTTTCACGCACCCCTTTGGCGCGCGCGGTGCGCATATAGTCTTCCTGCATCACCTCAACGAACGACGCGCGGGTAAAGCGCGCCATCACCGCGGCCACCGCCGCCCCCAGCGTGATCGACGGCAGAATATAGTGCCGCCAGCTGTCGGCGCCCACCGTCGGCAGCCAGCCCAGATCGACGGAAAAGATCTGCATCAGCAGCATGCCGAGCGCGAACGCCGGAAAAGAGATGCCGGACACCGCCAGCGTCATGCCCAGACGATCCGGCCAGCGGTTGCGCCAGACGGCGGACGCCACGCCGATCGCCATGCCGAAGATCACCGCCCACGCCATACTGGCGACGGTCAGCCAGAAGGTCGGCATAAAGCGCGTGGCGATCTCTTCGCTCACCGGCCGTTTCGACACCATCGAATGGCCGAAGTCGCCCTGCAGCGCGTTGATAAAAAAGTGCGCGAACTGCTGCGGCAACGGCTTGTCCAGCCCCAGATCCTGACGCACCAGCTGCACCACCGCCTCGTCGGCGTCCGGGCCGGCCGCCAGCCGCGCCGGATCGCCCGGCAGCAGATGCACGAACAGAAAGACCAGCACCGCGACGATCAGCAGCGTCGGGATCAGCCCCAACAGTCGTTTAATAAAATAATTCAGCATCACAGATTCCAGCAACAGCCGGGGCGCAGGGGCAAACCGCGCCCCTGCGCCGCACGTTATTTCAGATCGGCGTCGTCAAAGCTGAACGAGGTGTCCGGCATCACGTAGAACCCGCTCAGCTGCTTGCTGTTCGCCGACAGCAGACGCTCGGTCGCCAGGAAAATCCACGGCGCGTCGGCCCAGATGCGATCCTGCGCGTCCTTATACAGTTGCTGCTTTTTGCTGCGGTCGGTGGTCGCCAGCGCATCGCTCAAGTCCTTATCCACCTGCGGATTGCTGTAAAACGCGGTGTTGAACTGTTTCGGCGGCGCCGCCTGGCTGGCAAACAGCGGCGACAGCGCCCAGTCCGCCTCGCCGGTGGAAGCCGACCAGCCGGTATAGAACATCCGCACGCCGGTGTCCTTCACCCCGACGCTCTCCACCTGCGCCGCACGCTGGCCGGCGTCCATCGCGGTGACCTTCACCTTCACGCCCACCTGCGCCAGCTGCTGCTGGGTAAACTGCAGCACCTTCTGCGCGGTGCTGTGGTTATGGGATGACCACAGCGTGGTGCTGAAACCGTTCGGGTAACCGGCCTCTTTCAGCAGTTCGCGCGCCTTGGCCGGGTCATACGGCCACGGCTGATAGCGGGCGGCGAAGTCGATGGTCGGCGGCAGCGGCCCCTGCGCCGGCGCGGCATAGCCGGCAAAGGCCACCTTGATCAGCGCCTCTTTGTTGATGGCATAGTTCAGCGCCTGACGCACCTTCGGGTTATCGAACGGCTTTTGCGTCACATTCATGCTGATGTAACGCTGCTGGATCGACGGCGCGACCACCAGATTGAGCTTGGCGTTTTTCTCCAGCACCTTGGCCTGCTCGTACGGGATCGGGAACGCAAAGTCGGCCTCGCCGGTTTGCAGCATCGCCGCGCGGGTGTTGTTATCCACCACCGGACGCCAGGTGATGCTGTCCAGCTTCGGCTGCCCCGCCTTCCAGTAGCCGGCAAATTTCTTCACTTTAACGAAGTCGGTCTGGTTCCAGGTTTCAAACTGGTAAGGGCCGGTGCCCACCGGATGGAAACCGATCTGTTTGCCGTACTGCTTCAGCGCCGCCGGCGAGATCATCGCCGCCGCCGGGTGCGCCAGGTTGTTGATAAACGCCGAGAATTGCGTCTTCAGCACGATCTTCACCGTCAGCGGATCGACCACCTCGGTCTTGTCGATCATCTTAAACAGGTTATAGCGCTTGAGGTGGCTGTCCGGATTGCTGGCGCGGTCCAGGTTCGCCTTCACCGCCTCAGCGTTAAAGTCAGTGCCGTCGTGGAACTTCACCCCCGGATGCAGCTTGATGGTATAGCTCAGGCCGTCGTCGCTGACCTGATAGCCGTCCGCCAGCACGTTGACCAGCTTCATATCCTTATCAAAACCGAACAGCCCCTGATAAAACGACTTCGCCACCGCCTGCGACAGCGTGTCGTTGGCGTCGTAAGGGTCGAGCGAGGTGAAATTGGACGCCACGGCGATCACCGCATCCTTCGCCGCCCACGCCGGGCTGCTGCCGACCGCGGCCAGCAGCACGGCAACGGCCAATACACTACGTTTCTGAGTCATGTTGCTTTTCTCCTGGGAGCTAATAGGCACCGGCAATCGGGTGGCGCGCGACAAAATGTCCCGGGCCAACCTCCACCAGCGGTGCGGTAACGGGTTCATCCCCCAGCGCGCGGATCGGGCTGGGAATATCATCTGCCAACAGCGGTTGGCGATGTTGCACATGACGCGGATCGGCCACCGGCACCGCCGCCATCAACTTACGGGTATAGGCATGCTGCGGGTTGGCGAATACCGCCCGCCGCGGGCCGATCTCGACAATCTGGCCGAGATACATCACCGCCACGCGGTGGCTGACGCGCTCCACCACCGCCATATCGTGAGAAATAAACAGGAAGGCGATGCCGAACTCCCGCTGCAGATCGAGCAGCAGGTTCACAATCTGCGCCTGAATGGAGACATCCAGCGCCGATACCGCCTCGTCGGCGATCACCACTTTCGGGTTCAGCGCCAGCGCGCGCGCAATGCAGATACGCTGGCGCTGGCCGCCTGAAAACTCGTGCGGATAGCGCTGCGCGTGCTCCGGCCGCAGCCCCACCCGTTCCAGCAGCCAGGCCACCCGCCGCTGCGCCTGCTCACCGCGGGCGATGTTATGCACCAGCAGCGGCTCCATAATGGAAAAGCCCACCGTCAGGCGCGGGTCCAGCGAGGCGTACGGATCCTGGAAAATAAACTGAATATCGCGCCGCAGATGCTGCAACGCAGAGCCTTTAAGCTGATTGACGGTTTGTCCGTCAAAGGTAATGGTGCCGCGCTGGCTGTCCACCAGCCGCAGCAGCGAACGCCCGGTGGTGGATTTACCGCAGCCGGATTCCCCCACCAACCCCAGCGTTTCGCCGGGATAGAGATCGAAACTGACGTTCTCCACCGCATGCACCCGCCGCGTCACCCGGTTGAAGATGCCGCTGCGCAGGTCAAAGCGCGTCACCAGGTTCTCTACCTGCAGGATCGGCGCGGCACCCGGCGGCACGCTGTCCTGCACCGCTCCCTCCTCCGCCTCGCCCGGCAGGGGGAATTTGGCCGGCAGGTCGCGCTCGGCCATCGCGCCGAGCTTCGGCACCGCCGCCAGCAGCGCCTGGGTATAGGGATGCTGCGGCGCGCTGAACAGCGGGCGCACCGCGTTTTCTTCAACCTTTTCGCCCTGCCGCATCACCAGCACGCGGTCGGCCATTTCCGCCACCACGCCCATATCGTGGGTGATAAATATCACGCCCATCTGCATTTCCTGCTGCAGCAGACGGATCAGCTGCAGGATCTGCGCCTGAATGGTGACGTCCAGCGCGGTGGTCGGCTCATCGGCGATCAGCAGCGCCGGTTTGCACGACAGCGCCATGGCGATCATCACCCGCTGACGCATGCCGCCGGACAGCTGGTGCGGATAGCGGTCAAGCACGTTTCTCGCTTCGGGAATACGCACCAGATCCAGCATGCGCAACGCCTCCTGACGCGCGCTACGGCGATCCATGCCCTGATGCAGACGCAGGGATTCGGCGATCTGCTCACCCACCGGAAATACCGGATTCAGCGAAGTCATCGGTTCCTGAAAGATCATCGCCATATCGGCGCCGCGCAGCGTGCGCAGGGTACGCGGCCGCGTCGCCGCCAGATCCAGAATGTCGCCGTTGCGGCGCCGCAGCGTCATACTGCCGCCGACGATTTGCCCACCGCCCTGCTCCACCAGCCGCATCAGCGCCAGCGAGGTGACGGACTTGCCGGAGCCGGACTCGCCGACCACCGCCAGCGTTTCGCCCCGGTCGACGTCAAAACTGACGCCGCGCACCGCCTCCACCACCGCGTCTTCACTGTGAAAACGCACACGGAGGTCACGCACCGACAGCACCCGCTGCGGTGGCAATATCAGGCTGCCGGCCGACGCCGGTTCGAGAATGTTTTCGCTCATACCGCCTCCGGCCGGTTAACGGTAGATGCCCACCGAAGGGGCATCGCCGACATAGCCGAAGCCGCGGTACATGCCTTCGCTGTTAAACGGCAGCGCGATATTGCCGTGGCGATCGACGGCGATCAGCCCGCCGCTGCCGCCCAGCTGCAGCAGTTTCTCCATCACCACTTTGTCGGTCGCCTGTTGCAGGCTGAGGCCGGCGTACTCAATCAGCGCGGAAACGTCATAGGCCGTGACGCCGCGTATAAAGGTTTCGCCGGTGCCGGTGGTGGAAACCGCCACCGTGGCATTGTTGGCGTAACAGCCGGCGCCGACGATCGGCGTATCGCCGATGCGCCCCGCCTGTTTGTTGGTCATGCCGCCGGTCGAGGTGGCCGCCGCCAGATTGCCGGCGGCGTCCAGCGCCACCGCGCCGACGGTGCCGAATTTGCGGTCGGGATCGATAGGATCGTCATGCAGCGCCGCGACGCCGTCATGATCGAGCAGCACCCGGCCGTGATCCGCCTGAGCGCGGTGCAGTTGATCGAAGCGTTCCTGGGTAAAAAAGAATTCCGGCTCCACCATTTCCAGACCGTGGGCGGCGGCGAATTTTTCCGCCCCGTCGCAGGCAAACATCACGTGCTGGCTCTGTTCCAGCACCGCGCGCGCCGCCAGCACCGGATTGCGCACCCGGCTGACGCCGGCGACCGCCCCGGCGTCGCAGCCGCGGCCGTCCATCACGCAGGCGTCCAGCTCATGGGTGCCTTGATGGGTGAACACCGCGCCCTTACCGGCGTTGAACAACGGGCACTCTTCCAACAGCCTGACCGCCTCGGTCACCGCGTCCAGCGCGCTGCCGCCGTCGGCCAGCACCGTCTGCCCGGCCGCCACCACGGACGATAATGCCTGAATATACTGTTGCTCTTTCTCCGCATTCATTGCCGCACGGCTGATTGCGCCCGCGCCGCCGTGAATGGCAATCACTGGTTTGCTCATGGCCTGTCACCCTGTCTTAACGCTCAGATCCCATTGATATGA
The nucleotide sequence above comes from Serratia rhizosphaerae. Encoded proteins:
- the gsiC gene encoding glutathione ABC transporter permease GsiC gives rise to the protein MLNYFIKRLLGLIPTLLIVAVLVFLFVHLLPGDPARLAAGPDADEAVVQLVRQDLGLDKPLPQQFAHFFINALQGDFGHSMVSKRPVSEEIATRFMPTFWLTVASMAWAVIFGMAIGVASAVWRNRWPDRLGMTLAVSGISFPAFALGMLLMQIFSVDLGWLPTVGADSWRHYILPSITLGAAVAAVMARFTRASFVEVMQEDYMRTARAKGVRESRVVIKHGLRNAMIPVVTMMGLQFGFLLGGSIVVEKVFNWPGLGRLLVDSVEMRDYPVIQAEVLLFSLEFILINLLVDMLYAAINPAIRYQ
- the gsiB gene encoding glutathione ABC transporter substrate-binding protein GsiB; amino-acid sequence: MTQKRSVLAVAVLLAAVGSSPAWAAKDAVIAVASNFTSLDPYDANDTLSQAVAKSFYQGLFGFDKDMKLVNVLADGYQVSDDGLSYTIKLHPGVKFHDGTDFNAEAVKANLDRASNPDSHLKRYNLFKMIDKTEVVDPLTVKIVLKTQFSAFINNLAHPAAAMISPAALKQYGKQIGFHPVGTGPYQFETWNQTDFVKVKKFAGYWKAGQPKLDSITWRPVVDNNTRAAMLQTGEADFAFPIPYEQAKVLEKNAKLNLVVAPSIQQRYISMNVTQKPFDNPKVRQALNYAINKEALIKVAFAGYAAPAQGPLPPTIDFAARYQPWPYDPAKARELLKEAGYPNGFSTTLWSSHNHSTAQKVLQFTQQQLAQVGVKVKVTAMDAGQRAAQVESVGVKDTGVRMFYTGWSASTGEADWALSPLFASQAAPPKQFNTAFYSNPQVDKDLSDALATTDRSKKQQLYKDAQDRIWADAPWIFLATERLLSANSKQLSGFYVMPDTSFSFDDADLK
- a CDS encoding dipeptide ABC transporter ATP-binding protein — protein: MSENILEPASAGSLILPPQRVLSVRDLRVRFHSEDAVVEAVRGVSFDVDRGETLAVVGESGSGKSVTSLALMRLVEQGGGQIVGGSMTLRRRNGDILDLAATRPRTLRTLRGADMAMIFQEPMTSLNPVFPVGEQIAESLRLHQGMDRRSARQEALRMLDLVRIPEARNVLDRYPHQLSGGMRQRVMIAMALSCKPALLIADEPTTALDVTIQAQILQLIRLLQQEMQMGVIFITHDMGVVAEMADRVLVMRQGEKVEENAVRPLFSAPQHPYTQALLAAVPKLGAMAERDLPAKFPLPGEAEEGAVQDSVPPGAAPILQVENLVTRFDLRSGIFNRVTRRVHAVENVSFDLYPGETLGLVGESGCGKSTTGRSLLRLVDSQRGTITFDGQTVNQLKGSALQHLRRDIQFIFQDPYASLDPRLTVGFSIMEPLLVHNIARGEQAQRRVAWLLERVGLRPEHAQRYPHEFSGGQRQRICIARALALNPKVVIADEAVSALDVSIQAQIVNLLLDLQREFGIAFLFISHDMAVVERVSHRVAVMYLGQIVEIGPRRAVFANPQHAYTRKLMAAVPVADPRHVQHRQPLLADDIPSPIRALGDEPVTAPLVEVGPGHFVARHPIAGAY
- a CDS encoding isoaspartyl peptidase/L-asparaginase family protein; the encoded protein is MSKPVIAIHGGAGAISRAAMNAEKEQQYIQALSSVVAAGQTVLADGGSALDAVTEAVRLLEECPLFNAGKGAVFTHQGTHELDACVMDGRGCDAGAVAGVSRVRNPVLAARAVLEQSQHVMFACDGAEKFAAAHGLEMVEPEFFFTQERFDQLHRAQADHGRVLLDHDGVAALHDDPIDPDRKFGTVGAVALDAAGNLAAATSTGGMTNKQAGRIGDTPIVGAGCYANNATVAVSTTGTGETFIRGVTAYDVSALIEYAGLSLQQATDKVVMEKLLQLGGSGGLIAVDRHGNIALPFNSEGMYRGFGYVGDAPSVGIYR